TATTTGGAGCCCACATTGATAAAGAAGGATAAAAATAACCTCTTTCACATAGCTCTTCTCCACCTATTAGCATTATATAATAAATCATAAACAAAAAAAAGCTAAGGGTTATCCCATTTCCAACACCCCCTTTTTTCATTTGTATACCAATAGGGACACCAACTAAAACAAAAATTAAAGAGGCAAAAGGGATAGAGAACTTTTTATGAGCTTCAAGTAAATAACGCCACTTCTTTCTCTTTACCTCTGTTTCTCTGGCATTTTTCAAAAGTTCTTTTAAATTCATTTCTCTATAACCTTTGGTTGTCTCTACTAAATTTTCTTTTTTAAGAGAAATAGATAAAATATAATTATCAAAATTCACTATTTTATACTGAAATGGGTCTTTCTGATCAAATATGTGCATCTCCCCAGAAGAAAGATGAAAAATTAGACTATCTCCCAATACTTCCATCTTGCCTTCCCGAGCGTAAATAGTTCTTATAGGCTTTCCTGGTATATCTTCTTTAAGAATAATGTTAGTGATTACTGACTTTGAATGATCTATTTCCTTTATCCATAAGGTATATTCTTCACTAAGTTCATTAAATTTTTCGGGGTGAAGATGTATGGTTGGTCTTGCTCTTGAAATTTCTAAGTAAAGTTTTTTTAGTTTAAAATTAGATTCCGGAAGGATATACATATTAAAAAAAACCATTCCTATTGTTATAAAAAGAGAAGTTAAAAAGCTTCCTCTTGTCAAACCCAAAGGATTAATCCCTAAAGCTCTGATAGCAAGAATCTCAAGATCTCCACTCATTCTTCCATAAGTCGCAATAGAAGCCACCAAAACACCCATTGGAATTGTTAATGCAATTATGAAAGGTAAACTATAGAGAAAAACTCCAATAACTGAGCCTAAGGAAACATGTTTACTAATAAGAAAATCAAATAACTGAAAAATCCTTTCCATTAGTAAGATAAAACTAAAAATAAGAAAGCCTGAGAAAAAAGGAAGAATAGCCTGCTTTATTATATATTTGCTTAA
This window of the candidate division WOR-3 bacterium genome carries:
- a CDS encoding LptF/LptG family permease, which encodes MNMKGSSFLFKKCKISILSKYIIKQAILPFFSGFLIFSFILLMERIFQLFDFLISKHVSLGSVIGVFLYSLPFIIALTIPMGVLVASIATYGRMSGDLEILAIRALGINPLGLTRGSFLTSLFITIGMVFFNMYILPESNFKLKKLYLEISRARPTIHLHPEKFNELSEEYTLWIKEIDHSKSVITNIILKEDIPGKPIRTIYAREGKMEVLGDSLIFHLSSGEMHIFDQKDPFQYKIVNFDNYILSISLKKENLVETTKGYREMNLKELLKNARETEVKRKKWRYLLEAHKKFSIPFASLIFVLVGVPIGIQMKKGGVGNGITLSFFLFMIYYIMLIGGEELCERGYFYPSLSMWAPNIVLGITGLYLFYKIIYEK